A window from Chitinophaga filiformis encodes these proteins:
- a CDS encoding chorismate synthase → MNSFGRLFRVNVFGESHGASVGVNIDGIPAGIPLTQEDFLPDLERRKAGAKGTTPRKEEDLPYIKSGVFNDRTTGAPITILFENNNTRSTDYEKLREFPRPGHADFVATHKFGGFEDYRGGGHFSGRLTLNLVAAGVIAKKILGPGISVKATLVEVGGLPDAEKGLEAAIAAKDSVGGIVECVVEGLPIGLGEPFFDSVESTIAHAVFSIPAIKGIEFGAGFAAARMKGIEHNDAILDASGKTATNHAGGVVGGITNGNPLVFRVAVKPTSSTPKEQHTLNIKSGEVESFSVKGRHDLCIALRVPVVLEAVAAMALADFMLLEQRSGRVFK, encoded by the coding sequence ATGAATAGCTTTGGTAGATTATTCCGGGTGAACGTTTTTGGAGAATCGCACGGCGCCAGCGTAGGCGTGAATATTGATGGCATTCCTGCCGGTATTCCGCTTACCCAGGAAGACTTCCTGCCCGACCTGGAAAGGCGTAAGGCTGGTGCGAAAGGTACCACACCCCGTAAGGAAGAAGATCTGCCTTACATCAAGTCCGGTGTGTTTAACGACCGTACCACCGGCGCTCCCATCACAATATTATTTGAGAACAACAATACCCGCAGTACCGACTACGAGAAGCTCCGTGAGTTTCCCCGTCCCGGTCATGCAGACTTCGTAGCTACCCACAAGTTTGGCGGCTTTGAAGATTACCGCGGTGGTGGTCACTTCAGTGGCCGTCTTACCCTGAACCTGGTTGCCGCCGGTGTGATCGCTAAGAAAATACTGGGCCCCGGCATTTCCGTAAAAGCGACACTGGTTGAAGTAGGTGGTTTGCCTGATGCCGAAAAGGGACTGGAAGCAGCGATCGCTGCTAAAGATTCCGTTGGTGGCATCGTGGAATGTGTGGTAGAAGGTTTGCCCATTGGGCTTGGAGAGCCTTTCTTTGATTCTGTGGAATCTACTATTGCACATGCAGTATTCTCTATTCCTGCCATCAAGGGTATTGAATTCGGCGCCGGTTTTGCCGCCGCCCGCATGAAAGGAATAGAGCACAATGATGCCATCCTGGATGCAAGTGGTAAAACAGCTACCAATCATGCAGGTGGGGTCGTGGGAGGTATTACAAATGGCAATCCCCTGGTATTCCGGGTAGCAGTTAAGCCTACCTCCAGCACACCAAAAGAACAACACACATTGAATATAAAAAGCGGGGAAGTGGAAAGCTTTAGTGTAAAAGGACGTCATGACCTGTGCATCGCACTGAGAGTGCCTGTAGTGCTCGAAGCTGTAGCCGCCATGGCCCTGGCAGATTTCATGCTGCTCGAGCAGCGAAGCGGCAGGGTGTTTAAATAA
- a CDS encoding FKBP-type peptidyl-prolyl cis-trans isomerase codes for MIRKALLLGVLGVATLPGYAQKKKKHKKEEEVPVAVAPAPLLQTKLDTISYAIGLEFGNMLKTQGLDSVRTDVLAKALKEAISGGTPLITKEQGNMSVSEYLQQIKAEKMQKNKAAGEQFLAENKTKPGVVTLPSGLQYQIITEGTGPKPTINDKVKTHYHGTLIDGTVFDSSVERGQPISFPVSGVIKGWTEALQLMPVGSKWKLFIPSDLAYGDRQAGPKIGPNSALIFEVELIAIEK; via the coding sequence ATGATCAGAAAAGCCCTATTACTTGGAGTTTTGGGCGTGGCTACCCTTCCTGGTTACGCACAAAAGAAGAAAAAACATAAAAAAGAGGAGGAAGTCCCGGTGGCTGTAGCGCCGGCCCCGTTGTTGCAAACCAAACTGGATACCATTAGTTATGCTATTGGCCTGGAATTTGGCAATATGCTGAAGACCCAGGGACTGGACAGTGTAAGAACTGACGTACTGGCTAAAGCGCTTAAAGAAGCCATTAGCGGTGGCACACCATTGATAACAAAAGAACAAGGTAATATGAGTGTTAGCGAATATTTACAACAGATAAAAGCTGAGAAAATGCAAAAGAACAAGGCTGCCGGCGAACAGTTCCTGGCGGAAAATAAAACCAAACCAGGCGTGGTAACACTGCCAAGCGGTTTGCAATACCAGATCATCACTGAAGGTACCGGCCCCAAACCAACCATCAATGACAAGGTAAAAACGCACTACCATGGTACTTTAATCGATGGTACTGTATTCGATAGCTCTGTAGAGAGAGGTCAGCCTATCTCATTCCCTGTTAGCGGCGTTATCAAGGGTTGGACTGAGGCATTACAGCTGATGCCTGTGGGCTCAAAATGGAAGCTGTTTATTCCTTCCGATCTGGCTTACGGCGACCGTCAGGCAGGTCCGAAAATCGGTCCTAACAGCGCGCTGATATTTGAAGTGGAACTGATCGCGATCGAGAAATAG
- a CDS encoding CocE/NonD family hydrolase, with amino-acid sequence MRKLLLLVVTALIFHTSCVKGLNQDSLWMRENYLKKEVYIPMRDGVKLFTTIYMPKDKSEKHPILMSRTPYSCAPYGEDKFLPLWNSHFDTYLHEGYIFVMQDVRGRWMSEGTFVDVRPYNPNKKAKQDIDEASDTYDTIDWLVKNLENNNGNVGVMGISYPGFYSTMAALSGHPALKAVSPQAPVTDWFIGDDFHHNGAFFITDAFAFYTSFGKPRPKPTTVGPTGFDYHNTDNYDFYLRTGAVKNFTRLMGDSIAFWKDIMAHPDLDNWWKARNVRQYLTSVQPAMLEVGGLFDAEDCFGAWNTYKAIEKQSGKTNNRIVMGPWYHGQWSSKVNNGSSLGNVRFGSPTSKWYQENIEVPFFNYYLKGKGTADSIAEATIFFTGENQWRKLPQWPLANTRQQSLYLQANGKLDFSKPLSAGSFTAYVSDPAKPVPYTEDVHFERTINYMTDDQRFAARRPDVAVFETPVLTEDLTVAGPLLAKLVVSTSGTDADFVVKLIDVFPNDFKYENDAPSEHRRVPSATYPMGGYQMLVRGEIMRGKYRNSFEKPEAFKPNTPTDVNFSLPDIAHTFKKGHKIMVQIQSSWFPLVDRNPQVFTNIYTCDDKDFRKADIRIYHDAQHASHIELPVIK; translated from the coding sequence ATGAGAAAATTGCTATTGCTGGTAGTAACAGCCCTGATCTTCCACACATCCTGTGTGAAAGGCCTCAATCAGGATTCTTTATGGATGCGTGAAAACTACCTCAAGAAAGAGGTGTACATTCCCATGCGTGATGGTGTAAAATTGTTCACTACCATCTACATGCCGAAAGACAAATCGGAGAAACATCCTATCCTGATGTCCCGCACGCCCTATTCCTGTGCCCCATACGGAGAAGACAAGTTCCTGCCCTTATGGAACAGTCACTTTGATACCTACCTGCATGAAGGGTATATCTTTGTTATGCAAGACGTGAGAGGACGCTGGATGAGCGAGGGTACCTTCGTGGATGTACGGCCTTATAATCCCAATAAAAAGGCAAAGCAGGACATTGATGAGGCCAGCGATACCTACGATACGATCGACTGGCTGGTGAAGAACCTGGAGAACAACAACGGCAATGTGGGCGTGATGGGCATCTCCTATCCCGGCTTCTATTCCACTATGGCTGCATTGAGCGGCCACCCGGCATTAAAGGCGGTGAGCCCCCAGGCGCCGGTGACCGACTGGTTCATCGGAGACGACTTTCACCACAATGGCGCCTTCTTTATCACAGACGCCTTTGCTTTTTATACCAGTTTCGGTAAACCAAGACCCAAACCTACAACCGTAGGGCCTACTGGTTTTGACTACCACAATACAGACAACTACGACTTCTACCTGCGTACCGGGGCTGTAAAGAACTTTACCCGTTTAATGGGCGACAGCATCGCTTTCTGGAAAGACATCATGGCGCATCCCGACCTGGACAACTGGTGGAAAGCCCGTAACGTAAGGCAATACCTTACAAGCGTACAACCAGCCATGCTGGAAGTAGGCGGCTTATTCGATGCTGAGGATTGCTTCGGCGCATGGAACACCTATAAAGCGATCGAAAAACAAAGCGGCAAAACCAATAACCGTATTGTAATGGGCCCCTGGTACCACGGACAATGGTCTTCCAAGGTAAATAACGGTTCATCCCTGGGCAATGTCCGCTTTGGCAGTCCTACCTCCAAATGGTACCAGGAGAATATAGAAGTGCCTTTCTTCAACTACTACCTGAAAGGAAAAGGTACTGCCGACAGCATTGCGGAGGCCACCATCTTCTTTACGGGAGAAAACCAATGGCGTAAGTTACCACAGTGGCCGCTGGCAAATACCCGGCAGCAATCATTGTACCTGCAGGCCAATGGCAAACTGGACTTCAGCAAACCACTTTCTGCCGGCAGCTTTACAGCATACGTAAGCGATCCCGCCAAACCAGTGCCATATACGGAAGATGTTCACTTCGAACGTACCATCAACTATATGACCGACGATCAGCGCTTTGCCGCCAGGCGCCCTGATGTAGCTGTATTTGAAACACCGGTACTGACGGAGGACCTTACCGTAGCAGGCCCATTGCTGGCAAAGCTGGTAGTTAGTACCAGTGGTACAGACGCCGATTTTGTTGTGAAACTGATCGATGTATTTCCGAACGACTTCAAATATGAAAACGACGCTCCCAGCGAACACCGCAGGGTGCCTAGCGCCACCTATCCGATGGGAGGCTACCAGATGCTGGTACGGGGCGAGATCATGAGGGGTAAATACCGCAACAGCTTTGAAAAGCCGGAAGCATTCAAGCCAAACACACCGACTGATGTAAATTTCAGCCTGCCTGATATAGCGCATACTTTCAAAAAAGGGCATAAGATCATGGTACAGATCCAGAGCAGCTGGTTCCCGCTGGTGGACAGGAATCCGCAGGTATTTACCAATATCTATACCTGTGACGATAAGGATTTCAGGAAGGCAGACATCCGCATTTACCATGACGCTCAGCACGCTTCTCATATAGAGTTGCCGGTAATCAAATAG
- a CDS encoding MmcQ/YjbR family DNA-binding protein, producing the protein MNIEQFREYCLSLPGVTEEFPFGEQTLVYKVKGKMFTLTHVDSFDTINLKCDPEIAIELRERYEGVTPGYHMNKKHWNTVDVHSNIPNRLLYEWIKDSYDLVVKSLPKKDREGLSS; encoded by the coding sequence ATGAATATTGAACAATTCAGAGAATATTGTTTGTCACTACCAGGCGTTACAGAGGAGTTTCCTTTCGGAGAACAGACGCTTGTATACAAGGTAAAAGGTAAGATGTTCACACTTACGCATGTTGATAGTTTTGATACCATTAACCTGAAGTGCGATCCCGAAATAGCTATTGAACTACGGGAGCGGTACGAAGGGGTAACACCGGGCTATCACATGAACAAGAAACATTGGAATACAGTAGATGTACATTCCAATATTCCTAACCGTTTACTCTACGAGTGGATCAAAGATTCCTACGACCTGGTGGTGAAATCATTACCCAAAAAAGACAGGGAAGGCCTGTCATCTTAG
- a CDS encoding TraB/GumN family protein, with the protein MLLILLIPTTALHAQRINRSNYELLWRIDGPGMPSPSYLFGTMHLADKRVFDFSDSVLVALRNTSSFATEVDMDSIMSYIFSPDGIMSDTVNYMRRILTAKEYRYVDSMVIRKTGGPIDHLQMKRLWILEALLLDEEEALSKRAGRNLKAENIFLDGWLHQKAILLGKPIHSLEKMQNQLHLLGTETSKMQKEAFLENLGYYELENDEKTQPGTIFKERISVLDSLVNLYYEANLQSIATLIKDYDSIDDGPGLSVRNVEMAGNLAVLANKSSVFAAVGAAHLPGEKGIISLLRAKGFTVTPVQATFTGQAKKDRQQLDSIQGYLLNKIAEGYSVALPGMPITYPIPNSNRKMYVGNSEAQTGFAFCLDVPQMGTDNQQMANAIINNMAGRGNATLQKSYPVTHRGVDGMEATMLQNDIPFYIRVFIRNHRTFVFMYGATDEDSVGRKEFFKSVRFYDIVRPVLTYDTLSRPQLGFSAILPSDINHVNNSLTIRPVEAYSGIDDVNGISYMLRIDKMKGGYFNNSDETLLAGVRLTLLKEDSTLQLIDSTVSERNGLPLYQLRFRHTNGFISRLHFIPRGNLAYALLTVYDSTRADSLYWQRFLNGFQIHPLQAQAPVVRFTPADSSFTIAGPTTFDAIIRRGQDASSEVQTYSYAAVDTMSYATYTAEVYKYNRYYCNEPDSLVNDFIHPADSIFSIVSQQKTMWEGQPVYTTELKLRHTGLRCYRKALVAGHTIYRLSAILPEEIISKGYGAQFLTAFEPGNGSKADTLRLTQKKLPVLLKDLQSKDASVFRNASDYFQNIAPDSTDKELIINALNMSFPADTAGENVKSQLLLSLGPIADNAVVHAAERLFSETTDASQRIGIIYFLSGLPMDSAIRTVLRLAPEIPEDNTDDIMIFSSYLLHNSLYLQYMPAMIATAEKSRSFLQFFAGYTYRDSIWLSPHITQYGLNRLIPRLSQLFEYQFKKRSDTKEDRLPVWEYRLLTTGRILALPNMPAAAETIFKQLLTDTIMSLRALGARGLIGHGLSVDDKILQSILADKEEGYAFITALDENRQLSSIRHLLSQELIGHCYLSNYLAEGYAREAINIEEVTRVRVQHEKLPAQWLILYRVKIGESRNWKYILNGPQPLSSKEFNINPRLIHYIRDESKWKDKKQLAKEAAEAYESFLRAPEGSDEDDDYVEIDEGY; encoded by the coding sequence ATGCTGTTAATCCTGCTGATACCAACAACGGCATTACACGCCCAGCGTATTAACAGATCAAATTACGAACTTCTCTGGCGCATTGATGGCCCGGGTATGCCTTCTCCCTCCTATTTATTCGGCACAATGCACCTGGCAGATAAAAGGGTATTCGACTTCAGTGATTCTGTACTCGTTGCCTTACGCAATACCAGCTCTTTTGCCACCGAGGTCGATATGGACTCTATCATGTCTTATATATTCTCTCCCGATGGGATCATGTCAGATACGGTTAACTATATGCGCCGGATACTGACCGCAAAAGAATACCGTTACGTGGACAGCATGGTGATCAGGAAGACGGGAGGGCCAATAGACCATTTACAGATGAAACGTTTATGGATCCTGGAAGCACTCCTGCTTGATGAAGAAGAGGCACTTAGCAAGAGGGCAGGCCGCAATTTAAAAGCAGAGAATATATTCCTTGACGGATGGTTACATCAAAAAGCAATACTGCTCGGAAAACCCATACATAGCCTGGAAAAAATGCAGAACCAGTTACACCTTTTGGGTACTGAAACATCGAAGATGCAGAAAGAAGCTTTCCTGGAGAACCTGGGTTATTATGAGTTGGAGAATGATGAAAAGACCCAGCCTGGTACTATTTTTAAAGAACGGATATCTGTTCTCGACTCATTGGTAAATCTCTATTACGAAGCGAACCTGCAGAGCATTGCCACGCTGATCAAAGACTATGACAGTATTGACGATGGGCCGGGGCTTAGTGTACGTAACGTTGAAATGGCAGGCAACCTTGCTGTCCTGGCAAATAAAAGTAGTGTTTTCGCAGCGGTAGGTGCAGCGCATCTACCCGGAGAAAAGGGGATTATCTCATTACTCAGGGCTAAAGGATTTACAGTGACCCCTGTACAGGCTACTTTTACCGGTCAGGCGAAAAAGGACCGGCAACAACTGGACAGCATACAGGGATATCTGTTGAATAAAATAGCGGAGGGCTACAGCGTTGCACTTCCGGGAATGCCCATCACCTACCCCATTCCCAACTCTAACCGTAAAATGTATGTAGGCAACAGCGAAGCACAAACCGGGTTTGCCTTTTGCCTGGACGTTCCGCAGATGGGAACGGACAACCAGCAAATGGCGAATGCTATTATCAACAATATGGCTGGCCGGGGTAATGCTACGCTGCAAAAGTCATATCCTGTTACGCACCGTGGTGTGGACGGTATGGAGGCCACTATGCTGCAGAACGACATACCCTTTTATATACGCGTTTTTATTCGTAATCACAGGACCTTTGTGTTTATGTACGGCGCTACGGATGAGGACAGCGTTGGCAGAAAGGAGTTCTTCAAATCCGTACGTTTTTACGACATTGTGCGCCCGGTGCTTACCTATGATACGCTCTCTCGCCCACAATTGGGATTCTCTGCAATTTTACCATCAGATATCAATCATGTTAATAACAGCTTAACAATACGTCCCGTAGAAGCATATTCCGGTATAGACGACGTCAATGGCATCTCTTACATGTTGCGTATTGACAAAATGAAGGGCGGTTATTTTAACAACAGCGATGAGACACTATTGGCCGGTGTACGTCTGACATTACTTAAAGAAGACAGTACCTTACAACTGATCGATTCTACAGTCAGCGAACGTAATGGCTTACCATTATACCAGTTGCGCTTCCGTCATACCAACGGTTTTATATCCAGGTTACATTTCATACCGAGGGGAAATCTTGCATATGCCCTGCTGACTGTTTATGACAGTACACGTGCGGATAGTCTTTATTGGCAACGTTTCCTGAATGGATTTCAAATACATCCGCTGCAGGCGCAGGCGCCAGTCGTTCGTTTTACGCCGGCCGACAGCAGTTTTACTATAGCAGGACCAACAACTTTTGATGCAATTATCCGCCGTGGTCAGGATGCATCATCCGAGGTTCAAACTTATTCCTATGCAGCTGTTGATACGATGTCTTATGCAACCTATACTGCAGAAGTATATAAGTACAACCGATACTACTGCAATGAACCGGATAGCCTGGTGAACGATTTTATACATCCGGCAGACTCCATATTTAGTATAGTCAGTCAGCAAAAAACGATGTGGGAAGGGCAACCTGTTTATACTACGGAACTGAAACTACGTCATACGGGCTTGCGTTGTTACCGGAAAGCATTGGTGGCAGGTCACACCATTTACCGGTTGTCGGCCATACTCCCCGAAGAGATAATATCAAAAGGATATGGGGCACAATTTCTCACTGCATTCGAGCCTGGCAACGGCAGTAAAGCTGACACGCTGAGGTTAACGCAAAAGAAGTTACCGGTGCTGCTTAAAGATCTGCAAAGCAAGGATGCGTCGGTTTTCAGGAATGCAAGTGATTATTTTCAAAATATAGCGCCTGACAGTACTGATAAAGAGCTGATCATAAATGCACTGAATATGTCTTTCCCTGCGGATACAGCCGGAGAAAATGTAAAATCCCAACTGCTGTTATCACTCGGGCCCATCGCAGACAATGCCGTAGTACATGCTGCTGAACGACTCTTTTCAGAGACCACAGACGCCTCACAACGCATTGGTATAATATACTTCCTGAGCGGGCTTCCGATGGATTCCGCTATTCGTACAGTTCTGCGCCTTGCCCCTGAAATACCGGAAGACAATACCGATGATATCATGATTTTTTCATCTTATCTCCTGCATAATAGCTTGTATTTACAATACATGCCTGCGATGATCGCTACTGCTGAGAAGTCCCGTAGTTTCCTTCAATTCTTTGCAGGCTATACGTACCGCGACTCCATATGGCTTTCACCACACATCACACAATATGGCCTGAACCGGCTTATTCCCCGGCTAAGCCAGTTATTTGAATACCAGTTTAAAAAACGATCTGATACGAAAGAAGACAGGCTTCCGGTATGGGAATACAGGCTGCTTACTACCGGCCGGATACTTGCGCTACCCAATATGCCAGCTGCAGCAGAAACTATATTTAAGCAATTACTGACTGATACTATTATGTCTTTACGCGCCCTGGGAGCACGTGGATTGATCGGTCATGGTCTATCTGTCGACGATAAAATACTCCAGAGCATTCTCGCTGATAAAGAAGAGGGATATGCTTTTATTACAGCATTGGATGAAAACAGGCAGTTATCTTCCATCCGCCATCTGCTTAGTCAGGAGCTGATAGGACATTGTTATCTGAGCAACTACCTGGCTGAAGGCTACGCAAGGGAGGCTATTAACATTGAAGAAGTTACCCGTGTAAGAGTGCAGCATGAAAAGCTGCCCGCACAATGGCTTATATTATATCGCGTTAAAATTGGAGAAAGCAGGAACTGGAAATATATATTGAACGGCCCTCAACCATTAAGCAGTAAAGAATTTAATATAAACCCGCGACTTATTCATTACATAAGGGATGAAAGCAAGTGGAAAGATAAAAAGCAACTTGCCAAAGAAGCAGCCGAAGCTTATGAAAGTTTTCTGCGGGCCCCTGAAGGATCGGATGAGGATGATGATTATGTGGAGATAGATGAGGGTTATTAA
- the gcvP gene encoding aminomethyl-transferring glycine dehydrogenase, whose product MNLFDIQQTEFVGRHIGPNEAETNQMLDTIGVSSLEELISKTVPGTIRMQQPLAVPAAMSESDYLRHLKDVSLKNHVFRNYIGQGYYDTITPSVILRNVFENPGWYTQYTPYQAEIAQGRLESLLNFQTMVSDLTGLPIANASLLDEASAAAEAMAMFFSALNKDHDHLSRPKFFVDASTFPQTIDVIYTRATPLNIEVVVGNYNTATIDETYFGALIQYPNSIGSVEDYRSFVDKVHAAGAYVAMATDLLALTLLTSPGELGADAALGSAQRFGVPLGFGGPHAAFFAVKDEFKRAIPGRIIGVSIDAQGNRALRMALQTREQHIKREKATSNICTAQALLANMAAMYAVYHGPKGLKNIATRVAILANALAEKLRAKGLELAANFFFDTIEVQISNSAAIKHKAEAIGINFFYPEAGRVIISLDETVTIQDVNDILGIFEAGKLTSNSAELKATSIPAGLERTSPYLQHPVFNTHHSESEMMRYLKLLENKDLSLNTSMISLGSCTMKLNAATEMIPLSWNHWSKMHPFAPKSQTGGYQQIVDELSDYLCKITAFDACSLQPNSGAQGEYAGLLVIRAWHESRGEGHRNVMLIPISAHGTNPASAVMAGFKVVVVKALENGYIDVADLKAKAAQYAENLAGIMITYPSTYGVYEESVKEICNTVHEHGGQVYMDGANMNAQVGLTAPGLIGADVCHLNLHKTFAIPHGGGGPGMGPICVAKHLAPFLPGHVSLDTKTHAHAVSAAPYGSASILLISYAYIRLLGAEGLKKASQFAILNANYMKARLEKAYDILYNGINGTCAHEFIVDLRPFKASAGVEAEDVAKRLMDYGFHAPTMSFPVPGTIMIEPTESEDKGELDRFCDALLAIREEIAAIENGTADKQQNVLKHAPHTQFTVTADEWTRPYSRQQAAYPLEYVKLNKFWPSISRVNNTHGDRNLICTCEPVSAYAEAEA is encoded by the coding sequence ATGAATCTTTTTGATATACAACAAACTGAATTTGTTGGCCGTCATATCGGGCCAAACGAAGCTGAGACCAATCAGATGCTGGATACTATCGGTGTATCTTCACTGGAAGAGCTGATAAGCAAAACAGTACCCGGCACTATCCGCATGCAGCAGCCGCTGGCGGTTCCGGCAGCAATGAGTGAGAGTGATTACCTGCGCCATCTGAAAGATGTATCATTAAAAAATCATGTATTCCGCAATTATATCGGGCAGGGATATTACGACACCATCACTCCAAGCGTGATTTTGCGTAATGTGTTTGAAAATCCGGGATGGTACACCCAGTACACTCCCTACCAGGCCGAGATTGCACAGGGCCGCCTGGAAAGCCTGCTGAACTTCCAGACCATGGTCAGCGATCTGACAGGTCTTCCTATTGCCAATGCTTCCCTGCTGGATGAAGCCAGTGCTGCTGCTGAAGCTATGGCCATGTTCTTCAGTGCGCTGAATAAAGATCATGATCACCTGAGCCGTCCGAAGTTCTTTGTGGACGCCAGCACATTCCCGCAAACCATCGACGTTATATACACCCGTGCTACACCGCTGAACATCGAAGTGGTAGTTGGCAATTACAATACTGCCACTATCGACGAAACATACTTCGGCGCATTGATACAGTATCCTAACAGCATCGGCAGTGTGGAAGATTACCGCAGCTTTGTTGATAAAGTACACGCAGCAGGCGCATACGTAGCAATGGCTACTGATCTGCTGGCGCTTACACTGCTGACTTCCCCCGGCGAACTGGGCGCTGATGCAGCTTTAGGTTCTGCACAACGTTTCGGCGTACCGTTAGGGTTCGGTGGTCCACACGCAGCATTCTTTGCAGTAAAGGACGAATTTAAACGTGCGATCCCCGGCCGCATCATCGGCGTAAGCATCGATGCACAGGGCAACCGTGCATTGCGCATGGCATTGCAAACCCGCGAGCAGCACATCAAACGTGAAAAAGCTACTTCCAATATCTGTACAGCACAGGCGCTGCTGGCTAACATGGCCGCTATGTACGCTGTTTATCATGGACCTAAAGGCCTGAAGAACATCGCTACCCGTGTGGCAATCCTGGCTAATGCACTCGCTGAAAAACTGAGGGCTAAAGGCCTGGAACTGGCTGCTAACTTCTTCTTCGATACCATCGAAGTACAGATAAGCAACAGCGCCGCTATCAAACATAAAGCGGAAGCAATCGGCATCAACTTCTTCTATCCTGAAGCTGGCCGTGTGATCATCTCCCTCGATGAAACCGTAACCATCCAGGATGTGAACGATATACTCGGCATTTTCGAAGCCGGTAAGCTGACCAGCAACAGCGCAGAACTGAAAGCCACCAGCATTCCTGCAGGACTGGAAAGAACCTCTCCTTATCTGCAACACCCGGTATTTAACACACATCACAGCGAGTCTGAGATGATGCGTTACCTGAAGCTGCTGGAAAATAAAGATCTGTCCCTGAACACGTCCATGATATCACTGGGTAGCTGCACTATGAAGCTGAACGCAGCCACTGAAATGATCCCATTGAGCTGGAACCACTGGAGCAAGATGCACCCATTTGCACCTAAGTCCCAGACCGGCGGATATCAGCAGATCGTAGATGAACTGAGCGACTACCTGTGTAAAATAACTGCTTTTGATGCCTGCAGCCTTCAGCCTAACAGCGGCGCCCAGGGTGAATACGCTGGTTTGCTGGTAATACGCGCCTGGCATGAAAGCAGAGGTGAAGGTCATCGTAATGTGATGCTGATCCCGATCTCTGCACACGGCACCAATCCTGCTTCTGCTGTAATGGCGGGCTTCAAGGTGGTAGTGGTGAAAGCACTGGAAAACGGTTACATCGACGTAGCCGACCTGAAAGCTAAAGCTGCACAATATGCAGAGAACCTGGCAGGTATCATGATCACATATCCTTCTACCTACGGTGTATATGAAGAAAGCGTAAAAGAAATCTGTAATACTGTTCACGAACACGGCGGACAGGTATATATGGATGGCGCCAATATGAATGCCCAGGTGGGCCTGACCGCTCCCGGCCTTATCGGTGCTGACGTTTGTCACCTGAACCTCCACAAGACCTTCGCTATCCCTCACGGTGGTGGTGGTCCTGGCATGGGCCCTATCTGCGTGGCAAAACACCTGGCTCCATTCCTGCCAGGTCACGTAAGTCTTGACACCAAAACACATGCTCATGCAGTATCTGCAGCACCATATGGTTCTGCCAGCATCCTGCTGATCTCTTATGCATATATCCGCCTGCTGGGCGCTGAGGGTCTGAAAAAGGCGTCTCAGTTCGCGATCCTGAATGCCAACTACATGAAGGCGCGCCTGGAAAAAGCATACGATATCCTGTACAATGGCATTAATGGTACCTGTGCACATGAATTCATCGTTGACCTGCGTCCATTCAAAGCTTCTGCCGGTGTAGAAGCGGAAGACGTAGCAAAACGCCTGATGGACTATGGTTTCCATGCACCAACCATGAGCTTCCCGGTACCTGGCACCATCATGATCGAACCTACTGAAAGTGAAGATAAAGGTGAGCTGGATCGCTTCTGCGATGCACTGCTGGCTATCCGTGAAGAGATCGCAGCGATCGAAAACGGTACTGCCGACAAGCAGCAAAACGTGCTGAAACACGCGCCGCATACACAGTTCACAGTAACTGCCGATGAATGGACACGTCCTTACAGCCGTCAGCAGGCAGCGTATCCGCTGGAATATGTGAAACTGAATAAGTTCTGGCCTTCCATCAGCCGTGTGAACAACACCCACGGAGACCGTAACCTTATCTGCACCTGTGAGCCGGTAAGCGCTTATGCAGAAGCTGAAGCATAA
- a CDS encoding YkgJ family cysteine cluster protein, whose translation MDELLTNWEQKAQEQQKANKQFLQKLQTKRGRGVEKLLPDLHDEAFSHIDCLKCAGCCKTISPRFKMPDIKRIAKYKGMKESAFIDQYLRMDEDGDYVVKFSPCPFLDADNYCSIYDARPGDCQNYPYTDSFDFIKRPNITYLNSTICPAVFYVLERLKKITKL comes from the coding sequence ATGGACGAATTACTTACAAACTGGGAACAGAAGGCCCAGGAGCAGCAGAAAGCCAACAAACAGTTCCTGCAGAAGCTGCAGACGAAGAGAGGGAGAGGTGTGGAAAAGCTGTTGCCAGACCTGCATGATGAAGCTTTCAGTCATATTGATTGTCTGAAATGTGCCGGTTGCTGCAAAACGATCAGCCCCCGCTTTAAAATGCCCGATATAAAACGCATCGCCAAATATAAGGGCATGAAGGAATCTGCCTTTATAGACCAATACCTGCGCATGGATGAAGATGGTGATTATGTGGTGAAATTCAGTCCCTGTCCCTTCCTGGATGCTGACAACTACTGCAGCATTTATGATGCGCGCCCGGGTGACTGCCAGAATTATCCCTACACGGACAGCTTCGATTTTATCAAGCGGCCCAACATTACTTACCTGAACAGTACCATCTGTCCTGCAGTATTTTATGTGCTGGAAAGATTGAAAAAGATCACGAAGCTATAG